The following coding sequences lie in one Alloacidobacterium dinghuense genomic window:
- a CDS encoding thioredoxin domain-containing protein — translation MSEYNSLEHAASSYLRSAMHQPVKWHEWSPEAFALAAKEDKPILLDIGAVWCHWCHVMDRESYEDASLAQVINQHFVAVKVDRDERPDVDSRYQAAVQAMSGQGGWPLTAILTPEGMPFFGGTYFPRDDRYGRPGFERVLRTLADVWTTKRGDALETAGSVVAAIEHGESFSGRSSSLSLELADKLVASAVSQFDPRHGGFGTQPKFPHPAALDLLIDVAARTGNERAKEAATVTLKKMASGGIYDHLGGGFHRYSVDERWVVPHFEKMLYDNAELLKNYVHAFQTFVDPEFARVAKDMMRWMDEWLTDREHGGFYASQDADVSFDDDGDYFTWTKEEAAAVLTENELAVVGIYFDIGEMGDMHHDPKKNVLHVKYTVEDVTQRLSRSVEGVRNDLASAQKKLYAARLTRPTPFVDKTVYTSWNALAVSAYLEAAHVLQIAAPRDFALKTLDRILCEGWDKDSGLAHVIAYSDQKQARQRVAGVLDDYAFLALACVDGWQSTGELRYYKAAMEIGEAMVERFYDSTGGGFYDTERPEGEVLGALSARRKPLQDTPTPAGNPAAAAALLRLEALSGRADFREKAEDTLEHFGGVVEHFGLYAGTYGLALERLLLPQVQVVVIGDDEQAQQLATIASARYAVNKSIITIQRNQVTWVNLPPVLADTLPQLPLLEEETSFAVVCRGNACQPPTRDSEELLKELSGI, via the coding sequence ATGAGTGAATACAACTCCCTCGAACATGCTGCGTCTTCGTATCTGCGCTCTGCCATGCATCAGCCGGTGAAGTGGCACGAGTGGTCACCGGAAGCGTTTGCGCTCGCGGCGAAAGAAGACAAGCCGATTCTGCTCGATATTGGCGCGGTCTGGTGTCACTGGTGCCATGTAATGGATCGCGAGTCGTATGAAGACGCTTCGCTCGCGCAGGTCATCAATCAACATTTTGTGGCGGTGAAGGTCGACCGCGATGAGCGCCCCGATGTGGACAGCCGCTATCAGGCTGCGGTGCAGGCTATGAGCGGACAGGGCGGCTGGCCGCTGACGGCGATTCTGACTCCAGAGGGGATGCCGTTTTTCGGAGGGACGTACTTTCCGCGCGACGACCGTTACGGGCGTCCGGGGTTTGAGCGCGTGCTGCGAACACTCGCCGATGTGTGGACGACAAAGCGTGGCGACGCTCTGGAAACAGCGGGCAGCGTTGTGGCTGCGATCGAGCATGGCGAGAGCTTTTCCGGACGCAGCAGTTCGCTGAGTCTGGAACTGGCAGATAAGCTGGTTGCAAGCGCCGTGAGCCAATTCGATCCGCGTCACGGCGGCTTTGGCACGCAGCCGAAATTCCCGCATCCGGCTGCGCTCGATCTATTGATTGACGTGGCCGCGCGCACCGGTAACGAGAGAGCGAAGGAAGCCGCGACCGTGACGCTCAAGAAGATGGCTTCCGGCGGTATCTACGATCACCTTGGCGGAGGGTTTCACCGCTATTCCGTTGATGAGCGCTGGGTGGTGCCGCATTTCGAAAAGATGCTGTATGACAATGCGGAACTGCTGAAGAACTACGTGCATGCGTTCCAGACATTTGTGGACCCGGAGTTCGCGCGTGTCGCCAAGGACATGATGCGCTGGATGGATGAATGGCTTACCGACCGCGAGCACGGGGGCTTTTATGCGTCGCAGGACGCGGACGTATCGTTCGATGACGATGGCGACTATTTCACATGGACGAAGGAAGAAGCGGCGGCTGTTCTAACTGAAAATGAGTTGGCGGTGGTGGGAATTTATTTCGATATCGGCGAGATGGGAGACATGCACCACGATCCGAAAAAGAATGTGCTGCATGTGAAGTACACCGTCGAGGACGTTACACAGAGGCTGTCGCGTAGCGTCGAAGGTGTTCGAAACGACTTGGCATCAGCGCAGAAAAAGCTCTACGCTGCGCGATTGACGCGGCCCACGCCGTTCGTGGACAAAACCGTTTATACAAGCTGGAATGCGCTTGCTGTCTCGGCCTATCTTGAGGCTGCGCATGTGCTGCAGATCGCGGCTCCACGCGACTTCGCGCTGAAGACGCTGGATCGGATCCTATGCGAGGGATGGGATAAGGATTCCGGGTTAGCGCACGTCATCGCGTACTCAGATCAAAAGCAGGCCCGGCAGCGGGTGGCCGGTGTTCTGGACGACTATGCTTTTCTCGCGCTGGCGTGCGTCGATGGGTGGCAATCCACTGGAGAACTTCGCTACTACAAAGCAGCTATGGAAATTGGCGAAGCGATGGTGGAGCGCTTCTATGATTCGACGGGCGGAGGCTTCTACGACACAGAAAGGCCGGAAGGAGAAGTGCTGGGTGCGCTATCAGCGCGTCGCAAGCCGCTGCAGGATACGCCGACGCCTGCTGGCAATCCGGCTGCTGCAGCGGCGCTGTTGCGTCTCGAAGCGCTGAGCGGACGCGCCGATTTTCGTGAAAAAGCGGAAGATACACTCGAGCATTTCGGCGGTGTTGTCGAGCATTTTGGTTTGTACGCCGGCACCTATGGGCTTGCGCTGGAGCGATTGTTACTGCCGCAGGTCCAGGTTGTCGTTATTGGCGATGATGAACAGGCACAACAACTGGCCACTATTGCCAGCGCTCGCTACGCGGTGAACAAAAGCATCATTACTATACAACGCAATCAGGTAACATGGGTGAATCTTCCTCCTGTGCTGGCAGACACGTTGCCGCAACTTCCGTTGCTTGAAGAAGAGACGAGCTTTGCGGTCGTCTGCCGGGGCAATGCGTGCCAGCCGC
- a CDS encoding M20/M25/M40 family metallo-hydrolase: MTLDPIQLTRRLIDIESITYNEGAVGAFLAEFLAGRNFAVETTPVDQPENKGERFNVYAGVVKQTPDVVLSTHLDTVPPFIPSSEDDLNIYGRGACDAKGIIAAQIAAAERLREDGVKVGLLFVVGEERDSGGAKLANTQPKGSRFLINGEPTDNRLAIASKGALRVLIRAKGKMAHSAYPELGESAIHKLVEALDRVLAIPMPVTEGVGPCNLNIGLLEGGRATNVIADHAEAQMLVRLVGPSEPVRTAILDAVGDLAEVHFTLDLPFIRMRQLDGLPTMVAAFTTDIPALLNWGEPVLLGPGSIHVAHTPHEKLAKRELLEAVDLYVQIARRLVG, translated from the coding sequence ATGACGCTTGATCCGATTCAACTGACGCGCAGACTGATCGACATCGAATCGATTACCTATAACGAAGGGGCGGTGGGTGCATTTCTTGCGGAGTTTCTCGCGGGGCGTAATTTTGCTGTCGAAACAACACCGGTTGACCAGCCGGAGAACAAAGGAGAGCGATTCAACGTGTACGCCGGAGTTGTGAAGCAGACGCCGGATGTTGTTCTCTCGACGCACCTGGATACAGTGCCGCCGTTTATTCCCAGCAGTGAAGACGACCTGAACATCTACGGACGTGGAGCTTGCGATGCAAAGGGGATCATTGCGGCGCAGATCGCCGCGGCAGAGCGCTTGCGTGAAGACGGCGTGAAGGTCGGGCTGCTCTTTGTCGTTGGTGAAGAGCGCGATTCGGGCGGCGCCAAGCTTGCGAATACGCAACCGAAGGGCAGCAGATTTCTGATCAACGGCGAGCCTACGGATAATCGATTGGCGATTGCATCGAAGGGTGCATTGCGTGTGCTGATCCGCGCGAAAGGAAAGATGGCCCATTCGGCGTATCCGGAACTGGGTGAGAGCGCAATTCACAAGCTGGTTGAGGCACTGGATCGAGTCCTGGCGATTCCGATGCCCGTGACGGAAGGCGTGGGACCGTGCAATCTGAATATCGGTTTGCTCGAAGGCGGGCGTGCTACGAATGTGATTGCGGACCATGCGGAAGCGCAGATGCTGGTGCGTCTGGTTGGTCCGTCCGAACCGGTGCGCACAGCGATTCTCGATGCCGTGGGCGATCTGGCAGAGGTTCACTTCACACTTGATCTTCCTTTTATTCGCATGCGGCAATTGGATGGCCTGCCGACAATGGTTGCTGCGTTCACGACGGATATTCCTGCTCTGTTGAACTGGGGTGAGCCCGTGTTGCTTGGCCCCGGATCGATTCATGTGGCGCACACTCCGCATGAAAAGCTGGCCAAGCGCGAACTTTTGGAAGCCGTGGATCTATATGTGCAGATTGCGCGGCGGCTGGTCGGCTGA
- a CDS encoding alpha/beta hydrolase: MTTISSGSAVLRTIDDLRGPAGRLEALLNTGSSDAPYAALVCHPHPLGGGTMHNKVVYHAMKALQSFGLPVLRFNFRGIGLSEGSHDGHEERSDVQAALDWLEREYHLPILFAGFSFGAAMGLQACCGDERVKGLIALGLPVQAEGRDYHYRFLPSCPQPKLFISGARDQYGPQLRVEDVVHSAKQPAELVWIDDADHFFVGKLDQVQLAIRNWVQMHFLPARVS, encoded by the coding sequence ATGACAACGATCTCTTCCGGCTCCGCAGTGCTACGCACAATCGACGACCTGCGCGGCCCCGCAGGCAGGCTCGAAGCTCTATTGAACACCGGCTCAAGCGATGCTCCATACGCTGCCCTCGTTTGCCATCCGCATCCGCTCGGCGGCGGGACGATGCACAACAAGGTCGTCTACCACGCCATGAAGGCGCTCCAGTCCTTTGGATTGCCGGTGCTGCGATTCAACTTCCGCGGTATCGGATTAAGCGAAGGCTCGCATGATGGACACGAAGAACGAAGTGATGTTCAGGCGGCTCTCGACTGGCTGGAACGCGAATACCACCTTCCCATTCTGTTTGCCGGATTCTCCTTTGGCGCAGCCATGGGTCTGCAAGCCTGCTGCGGCGACGAGCGCGTCAAAGGACTGATCGCTCTGGGATTGCCCGTTCAAGCCGAGGGTCGCGACTATCACTACCGTTTCCTGCCTTCGTGTCCGCAACCGAAGCTCTTTATCAGCGGCGCGCGCGATCAATATGGACCACAGTTGCGGGTCGAAGATGTTGTTCACTCCGCAAAACAGCCCGCAGAGCTAGTGTGGATCGATGATGCGGATCACTTCTTCGTAGGTAAACTGGATCAGGTCCAGCTTGCCATTCGCAACTGGGTGCAAATGCATTTTCTTCCTGCCAGAGTCTCATGA
- a CDS encoding glycerate kinase type-2 family protein → MTPETGPKLEELHSAAQSMFLHALDACDIGKAFDRHLHFDGTTLIRHPSAALKPVSIPLDRYKKVFVISFGKAAMTMLDALIERLPKKIHLRGVCCAPVTPKKRNWRIRYFTGGHPLPNEDSFAAAEATLKLLKRARKDTFVFFLISGGGSAMLELPRNQKISLDDTIAFHETLIASGASITEINTIRKYFSAVKGGRLALAAPEAEKLSLLLADVPLKDLGSVASSPTLPNQSTLEDCREVLARFHLLEKFPPSVRTYFESLSSDVAAETHGPIADEAFRHTQFDTLLSNHDFLNAARDRAQELGFRVVIDNACDDWDYADASRYLLKRFHELRAQHPRLCLLSSGEVTVQLGPQPGCGGRNQQFALASAFDLARYEGQPLVVLSAGSDGIDGNSPAAGAIVDTTTIARAREFHFDPEGNLVRFDTCPLFTALGDTIITGPTGNNLRDLRILLASRDE, encoded by the coding sequence ATGACCCCCGAAACCGGCCCGAAACTCGAAGAGCTCCACTCGGCAGCGCAAAGTATGTTTCTGCATGCGCTCGACGCGTGCGACATCGGCAAGGCATTCGATCGTCATCTCCACTTCGATGGCACAACTCTGATCCGCCATCCATCGGCAGCGCTGAAGCCTGTCTCCATCCCGCTCGATCGATATAAGAAGGTATTTGTCATTTCCTTTGGCAAGGCGGCCATGACCATGCTCGACGCTCTGATCGAGCGGTTGCCAAAGAAAATTCACCTGCGTGGCGTCTGTTGCGCACCCGTAACACCGAAGAAGAGAAACTGGCGTATCCGGTACTTCACCGGTGGCCATCCTCTTCCCAACGAAGATTCTTTCGCAGCCGCAGAAGCCACGCTCAAGCTCCTCAAGCGGGCTCGCAAGGATACCTTCGTATTCTTTCTCATTAGCGGCGGCGGCTCCGCCATGCTCGAATTGCCGCGCAACCAGAAGATTTCACTCGACGATACGATTGCCTTTCACGAGACGCTCATCGCATCCGGCGCCTCCATCACTGAGATCAATACCATCCGAAAATATTTCTCCGCTGTAAAAGGCGGACGCCTCGCGCTGGCTGCGCCCGAAGCAGAAAAGCTCTCGCTGCTTCTCGCCGACGTGCCTCTCAAGGATCTTGGTTCGGTTGCTTCATCACCCACACTGCCCAATCAATCAACCCTTGAGGACTGCCGCGAAGTCTTGGCACGATTTCATCTGCTCGAAAAATTTCCGCCCTCCGTGCGCACCTATTTCGAATCGCTCTCGTCTGACGTTGCCGCCGAAACACACGGCCCGATTGCGGACGAGGCATTCCGTCACACGCAATTTGACACTCTGCTGTCGAACCACGATTTCCTGAACGCAGCCCGCGACCGCGCGCAGGAACTCGGCTTCCGCGTAGTCATCGACAACGCCTGTGATGACTGGGATTATGCCGATGCATCTCGCTATTTGCTGAAGCGCTTTCATGAGCTTCGCGCTCAGCATCCAAGGCTGTGCCTGCTCTCAAGCGGTGAAGTGACGGTCCAGCTCGGCCCGCAGCCTGGATGTGGCGGACGCAATCAGCAGTTCGCGCTCGCGTCAGCCTTTGACCTTGCCAGGTACGAAGGTCAGCCGCTCGTAGTCCTCAGCGCCGGATCCGACGGCATCGACGGCAACAGCCCTGCTGCCGGTGCCATCGTGGATACGACGACCATAGCGCGCGCCCGCGAATTCCACTTCGATCCGGAAGGGAATCTAGTCCGGTTCGATACTTGCCCCCTCTTCACCGCCCTCGGCGACACGATCATCACCGGACCAACAGGCAATAATCTTCGCGACCTTCGCATTCTGCTTGCCTCTCGCGACGAGTAA
- a CDS encoding alpha/beta fold hydrolase — translation MALASWILADDPRVNEISVPVNGHRMYCLTTGNGPSLLLLHGLLGSAHAWYPCLSRLGQDSFVYAVDSFGIGRSDRVPGLDASLRAHADRMATFLDEVGIGRADIMGTSHGGAVAMMLAARHPERVRSLLLHAPANPFSLLGDPMVHFYRTPLGRWFANQVPNLPEKLQELALGRMYGNSKLVRQEALERYMSSLRVPGTVQHVLNILDSWFEDMRELGASLEKLRDVPTLLMWGTRDRAVSLESGRQLEKVLPRAEMVILPGVGHLPHDEAPIAFSDVANAFLRKIDRSEAAHGPQLVRSTL, via the coding sequence ATGGCATTAGCAAGCTGGATACTGGCGGACGATCCGCGAGTCAATGAGATTTCGGTCCCGGTCAACGGACACAGGATGTATTGCCTTACAACGGGCAATGGTCCGTCTCTCCTTCTTCTGCATGGACTTCTGGGATCGGCACATGCCTGGTATCCCTGCCTTTCAAGGCTGGGGCAGGATTCGTTCGTCTACGCCGTCGATTCGTTCGGGATCGGACGGTCGGACCGCGTGCCGGGTCTTGACGCAAGCCTGCGTGCGCATGCCGATCGCATGGCGACTTTCCTTGACGAAGTGGGCATTGGCCGGGCGGACATCATGGGAACGTCGCATGGGGGCGCCGTGGCGATGATGCTGGCGGCGCGTCATCCGGAAAGGGTGCGCAGCCTGTTGTTGCACGCTCCGGCTAATCCGTTTTCTCTCCTAGGTGATCCGATGGTGCATTTCTACCGGACTCCGCTGGGGCGGTGGTTCGCAAACCAAGTTCCGAATCTGCCGGAAAAACTGCAGGAACTGGCGCTGGGTCGCATGTATGGGAACAGCAAGCTCGTTCGGCAAGAAGCATTGGAGCGCTATATGAGCTCGCTGCGTGTTCCGGGAACCGTGCAGCACGTGCTGAATATTCTGGATAGCTGGTTCGAGGATATGCGCGAGCTTGGGGCTTCGCTGGAAAAACTGCGTGATGTGCCGACCCTGCTGATGTGGGGGACACGCGATCGGGCGGTCAGTCTGGAATCAGGCCGCCAGCTCGAAAAGGTGCTTCCTCGCGCAGAGATGGTGATCCTCCCCGGTGTAGGGCACCTCCCGCACGACGAGGCTCCGATCGCATTTTCAGATGTGGCGAACGCTTTTCTCAGGAAAATCGACCGCAGTGAGGCGGCGCATGGGCCGCAACTTGTTCGATCTACTCTCTAA
- a CDS encoding ATP-binding protein: protein MERPLQTRITVLLLALFTVAATVFAAFNFIQENNYQLPTDGVWWVEASGGLEAQRVLANSPAQKAGIKTGDLIVQANDHPLPRYASLVREMVRTGAYGTIRYSVIRSGVRLPEVPLILDPLDRSNNQGFRLIALVYLGIGLYVLFRRWTAPHATHFYIFCLASFTLYAFKYTGKLNALDQVIFWGNIIAGALQPALFLHFAVAFSDSRRIHRWLIGVAYLPACLVIGLQVTAIQLWSATALLQHRLDQFTIGYQALYYVLAAIIFFVNYQREDQPLRRQQLKWLTRGTVLAIAPFTILYAIPFLADAQIPDLLTKVAVLALVFLPLTFSWAIIRYRLMDTDLIFKRGVSYTLATAALVALYFGLVALAGEVVRNRLPSFGLWGLVAAIIITAQLFDPLKRGIQEWVDRAFDRKRFDYRETLIEFGRGLSSQTDLDALLNSIVERLPHTLLVSRVAVILTEKTGEYRLAAGHGLQPSVLDGSQALNLTFLDFDQPDAGSHIFLENPQQALHLTDSERRTTALLDLNYYLPCRLQDRTIAVIGLGRTSEGDFLSSEDMELLESLAGYIGIAIQNARLYQSLEQKISEYERLKEFNENIVESINVGILAVDLEDRIESWNAQMEVFCALPRREALGKRISEVFPPTFMHEFHRVKNDAGVHNLYKFRLEMREGEARTANIAIAPLIARNFQTVGRIILLDDITERTELEVQLSQAEKMSSIGLLAAGVAHEVNTPLAVISSYTQMLAKQLRGDERLSPLLEKITSQTFRASEIVNNLLNFSRTSSTEFRETDLNAIIRETLTLLEHQFKTAQVKTELALGEKLPPILGNSGKLQQVFLNLFLNAKDAMTGGGTLRIATEANGLIGVSISDSGSGIAPEHLQRIYDPFFTTKGAPKHGQRRGTGLGLAVTYGIIQEHAGKIHVESQVGTGTTFLLEFPMLRKPAHV from the coding sequence ATGGAAAGGCCGCTACAAACCCGGATTACGGTTCTCCTCCTGGCGCTTTTCACAGTAGCTGCGACGGTTTTTGCGGCCTTTAATTTCATCCAGGAAAATAACTACCAGCTCCCGACTGACGGTGTCTGGTGGGTGGAGGCATCCGGCGGTCTCGAAGCCCAGCGCGTCCTGGCCAACAGCCCCGCCCAGAAGGCGGGTATCAAGACCGGCGACCTGATCGTCCAGGCAAATGACCATCCGCTGCCGCGGTACGCATCGCTGGTGCGGGAGATGGTGCGCACCGGCGCTTACGGTACTATCCGTTACTCGGTCATCCGCTCCGGGGTCCGGCTTCCCGAAGTGCCGCTGATTCTCGACCCCCTCGACCGCAGCAACAATCAGGGCTTCCGTCTCATCGCGCTGGTCTATCTCGGCATCGGTCTCTACGTCCTCTTCCGACGCTGGACGGCGCCGCACGCGACTCATTTCTACATCTTCTGCCTTGCGTCGTTCACGCTCTATGCCTTCAAATACACCGGCAAGCTGAACGCTCTTGACCAGGTCATTTTCTGGGGCAACATTATCGCCGGAGCCCTGCAGCCCGCGCTCTTCCTGCACTTTGCTGTGGCCTTTTCAGATAGCCGGCGCATTCACCGCTGGCTGATAGGTGTCGCGTATCTTCCGGCCTGCCTGGTGATCGGGCTGCAGGTCACCGCCATCCAGCTTTGGTCCGCAACTGCGCTGCTGCAGCACCGCCTTGACCAATTCACCATCGGCTACCAGGCCCTCTATTATGTTCTGGCCGCGATCATCTTCTTCGTCAACTATCAACGTGAGGACCAACCGCTGCGGCGCCAGCAACTTAAATGGCTCACGCGCGGAACTGTGCTGGCCATCGCGCCATTCACAATCCTCTATGCCATTCCGTTTCTGGCCGACGCGCAGATCCCGGACCTCCTGACCAAGGTAGCAGTCCTGGCCCTCGTCTTTCTGCCGCTGACCTTCAGCTGGGCCATCATCCGTTACCGGCTCATGGATACTGACCTCATCTTCAAGCGGGGTGTCTCCTACACGCTCGCAACGGCCGCTCTCGTGGCGCTGTATTTCGGGCTGGTCGCCCTTGCCGGTGAAGTTGTCCGCAATCGACTGCCCAGCTTCGGGCTCTGGGGACTCGTAGCCGCCATCATCATCACCGCCCAGCTCTTCGACCCCTTAAAGCGCGGCATCCAGGAATGGGTTGACCGCGCCTTCGATCGCAAACGCTTCGACTACCGCGAAACATTGATCGAGTTCGGACGCGGCCTCAGCTCTCAGACTGACCTCGATGCTCTGCTGAACTCCATCGTGGAGCGTCTGCCGCACACCCTGCTGGTTTCGCGCGTCGCAGTCATACTCACGGAGAAAACAGGCGAATACCGACTGGCAGCTGGTCATGGATTACAGCCATCCGTCCTCGATGGCAGCCAAGCGCTCAATCTCACTTTTCTTGATTTCGACCAGCCCGACGCCGGTTCGCACATCTTTCTTGAAAACCCGCAGCAGGCTCTGCATTTAACCGACAGCGAGCGCCGCACAACAGCACTGCTCGACCTGAACTACTATCTGCCCTGTCGCCTGCAAGACCGCACCATCGCAGTCATCGGACTTGGCCGCACCAGCGAAGGCGATTTCCTTTCGAGCGAGGACATGGAGCTGCTCGAATCGCTGGCCGGCTACATCGGCATCGCCATCCAGAACGCCCGCCTTTATCAGAGCCTCGAACAGAAGATCTCCGAATACGAACGCCTCAAGGAATTCAACGAGAATATCGTCGAATCAATCAACGTCGGTATCCTCGCCGTCGATCTCGAAGACCGCATCGAGAGTTGGAATGCGCAGATGGAGGTCTTCTGTGCTCTGCCGCGCCGTGAGGCTCTCGGCAAGCGCATTTCAGAAGTCTTTCCCCCAACCTTCATGCATGAGTTCCATCGCGTCAAGAACGATGCAGGCGTGCACAATCTCTACAAGTTCCGCCTGGAGATGCGCGAGGGTGAGGCCCGCACGGCCAATATCGCGATTGCGCCGCTCATCGCCCGCAATTTCCAAACCGTTGGCCGAATCATCCTTCTCGACGACATCACCGAGCGCACCGAACTCGAAGTGCAACTCAGCCAGGCCGAAAAGATGTCTTCGATCGGTCTCCTTGCCGCGGGAGTCGCGCACGAAGTCAACACACCGCTCGCAGTCATCTCGTCCTACACGCAGATGCTTGCGAAACAGCTGCGCGGTGACGAGCGGCTCTCTCCATTGCTGGAGAAAATTACTTCCCAGACATTTCGCGCCTCAGAGATCGTCAACAACCTGCTCAATTTTTCGCGCACCAGCAGCACGGAATTCCGCGAAACCGACCTGAATGCGATCATCCGCGAAACGCTCACCCTGTTGGAACATCAGTTCAAGACCGCACAGGTCAAAACTGAGCTTGCCCTCGGTGAAAAGCTTCCGCCAATCCTTGGCAACTCCGGCAAACTGCAGCAGGTCTTCCTCAATCTGTTTCTCAACGCCAAGGATGCGATGACAGGCGGGGGAACGCTGCGCATCGCCACCGAAGCCAACGGACTCATCGGCGTTTCCATCTCTGACAGTGGCTCCGGCATCGCGCCCGAGCACTTGCAGCGCATCTACGATCCGTTTTTCACCACCAAAGGCGCCCCCAAGCATGGCCAGCGCCGCGGTACCGGCCTTGGCCTCGCCGTTACTTACGGCATCATTCAGGAGCACGCCGGAAAAATTCACGTTGAAAGCCAGGTAGGAACAGGCACGACATTTCTCCTCGAATTCCCCATGTTAAGGAAACCAGCGCATGTCTGA
- a CDS encoding sigma-54-dependent transcriptional regulator has translation MSEGTLAAPPSTMSTQSERAHRILIIDDEASIRESLETLLTIEGYVVETAPEGESGLDRIDRSSYDLVLLDLALPGKNGLEVLQLIRERSPDLPVIMITAFGTVDNVVEAIRTGAQNFVQKPWDNEKLLADIRSAIARYHAEEENIQLKRALKQRYNFENIVGKSEAMLRIFDLVAQVAPSRSTVLIQGESGTGKELIAKALHANSPRRDKPFVPVNTGAMPSELLESTLFGHVKGAFTSAIATKKGLFEVANGGTLFLDEIATMGMDTQAKILRVLQDRRFMQLGGIQEIQVDVRIIAATNIDLRHAVRDGKFREDLYYRLNVITVDLPPLRSRREDIPLLATHFLKHFSEENTLSLRSLSSDAIRALVDYDWPGNVRELENIIERGVVLSSSQTINSDLLPGHLTGRSYSSSLLEHNPNASLFDIIEDIERRIIVDKLEHCNWNQTEAAEQFRIPLSTLNQKIKRLNIEIKKRVKE, from the coding sequence ATGTCTGAAGGCACTCTTGCAGCACCGCCCTCTACAATGTCAACGCAATCGGAACGTGCGCACCGCATCCTGATCATCGATGATGAAGCCTCCATCCGCGAATCGCTGGAAACGCTGCTCACCATCGAAGGCTACGTTGTTGAGACCGCGCCCGAAGGCGAATCGGGCCTTGATCGGATCGACCGCTCCTCCTACGATCTCGTTCTGCTCGATCTCGCTCTTCCCGGCAAGAACGGCCTCGAAGTGCTGCAGCTCATCCGCGAGCGTAGCCCCGATCTGCCGGTCATCATGATCACCGCCTTCGGAACGGTAGACAACGTGGTTGAGGCTATCCGCACCGGCGCTCAGAACTTCGTTCAGAAGCCCTGGGACAACGAGAAGCTGCTGGCTGACATTCGCTCGGCCATTGCGCGCTATCACGCCGAAGAAGAGAACATCCAGCTCAAGCGTGCGCTCAAGCAGCGCTACAACTTTGAGAACATCGTCGGCAAGAGTGAAGCGATGCTGCGCATCTTCGACCTCGTCGCGCAGGTCGCGCCCAGCCGCTCCACCGTGCTCATCCAGGGCGAAAGCGGAACCGGCAAAGAGCTCATTGCCAAGGCGCTGCATGCAAATTCGCCACGCCGCGACAAGCCTTTTGTTCCGGTCAACACCGGGGCCATGCCGTCCGAGCTGCTCGAATCCACGCTCTTTGGCCATGTCAAAGGCGCATTTACATCAGCCATCGCCACTAAGAAAGGCCTCTTCGAAGTCGCCAACGGCGGTACGCTCTTTCTCGACGAAATCGCCACCATGGGCATGGACACGCAAGCGAAAATCCTGCGCGTTCTACAGGACAGGCGCTTCATGCAGCTTGGCGGCATTCAAGAAATTCAGGTCGATGTGCGCATTATTGCCGCCACCAACATCGATCTGCGCCACGCCGTTCGTGATGGCAAATTCCGCGAAGACCTCTACTACCGGCTCAACGTCATCACCGTCGATCTGCCACCGCTGCGCAGCCGCCGCGAAGACATTCCGCTGTTGGCCACCCACTTTCTCAAGCACTTCTCTGAGGAAAACACCCTGTCGCTGCGCTCGCTTTCATCCGACGCCATTCGCGCGCTCGTCGATTATGACTGGCCTGGCAACGTGCGCGAACTCGAAAACATCATCGAGCGCGGCGTCGTACTCTCATCCAGTCAGACCATCAACTCCGATCTTCTGCCCGGCCATCTCACCGGCCGGAGCTATTCTTCCAGCCTGCTTGAACACAACCCCAACGCATCCCTCTTCGACATCATCGAAGACATTGAGCGCCGCATCATTGTCGATAAGCTGGAACACTGCAACTGGAACCAGACCGAAGCCGCCGAGCAGTTCCGTATCCCGCTTTCGACGCTGAACCAGAAGATCAAGCGCCTCAATATCGAAATCAAAAAGCGAGTAAAGGAGTAA